The nucleotide sequence TTCACCCCAAATCAATAGGGTCGGAGCCTGAATCTGGCGAATTGGATTGAGCAACCAATTTTGTAGCGTGCGCCAGTGAAACATCTGCCGATAGTAGTTCATGGCAGAGGTCAAGACCTTCGGCTTCGACAGGGCCATTCGGTACACTTCCAAATCTGCCTTGCTAAACGCCCCTTTCCGAATCGCCGTTTCTCGAAAAATCTGGCGAACGGCATTGCCCAAATTACTCTGTAGCAACCACTCCGGCAGGAGGGGAAGTTGCATTAAAAGCATGTACCAACTGCGACGTAGTTGATCGACATTACTCAATAACTCCCGTCGAAAACAAGCGGGATGCGGCGAGTTGAGCACCACTAACTTGCGCACCTGTTCGGGAAACTGCTCCGCCCAGTGCCAAGCGATCGCCCCGCCCCAGTCGTGGGCCACCACCATTGCCGTTTTTTCTCCCAACCCCTCTACCAAACCGCGCACGTCAGCCGTCAGCGTCTCGATGTCATAGCCAGAATCGGGTTTATCGGAGTCGTTGTACCCTCGCAGATCGGGTACCACCACCCGGAAGCTGCAGGCCAATGCCGGAATTTGATGCCTCCAGGAATACCAAAACTCGGGAAAGCCGTGCAGGAGGACGACTAAATCTCCTTCTCCTTGTGTAACGTAATGCAGTCGAATACCGTTGGTGCTGATGTAACCGTGCTGCCAGGGGCCAACTAATGCCGCCGAATGAGTTGCTGCCATATGTGCTCGAATGGGAACAAAAGGATTGCGTCTTCTCAATTGTAGTGAAGAACACTGAGTTCTGCTGGTTGTTCAACCGCCCAACCTGCTGGAGATAGCCTAGGGCAGAACGCCTTGCGTCGCTCGCTATCCTCGCAAGTGACAAAAGTAAATCTTCGAGCTACTGCCTGAAAAGAATCTGAGTCGATTGGAAGTTCATTCAAATGGGCTCGGGCGATCGCTTATCCTGAGAACGGCTCAGTTGGATCCACTCGCATTGGAGGGAAAATTGATGGCTCGCCTATTCGTGCTCATCGGGGCTATTTTGGCCGGGTTGTCGGTGGCAGGAGGAGCTTTCGGCGCTCATGCCCTAGCGGCGCAATTGGAGGAGAACGCCCTAGCTACGTTCGAGACAGCGGCCCGCTATCAGATGTATCATGCCCTGGCCTTAGTCGCTGTCGGGCTATCGATCTATACAACTGGGGGGAATGGGCCTCTGATGGCCGCTGGCATTGCCTTCTCCATCGGTGTTGTCTTCTTTTGCGGCTCTTTATATGTCCTCAGTCTCTCTGGCGTCAAGATCTTGGGGGCGGTAGCACCCATGGGTGGGTTGGCGTTTATGGTGGGCTGGGTCTGTCTGGCGATCGCCAGTTGGAAGCTGCTCGCGTAGCTCGTCCTCGGGTCGCTCGGCTAACTCTGTACCAATTGCTTGGATGAGGTATTCTGTTGTGCTAGTTTAATGAGTGCTTTGCTGGTGTAGCTCAGTTGGTAGAGCAGCTGATTTGTAATCAGCAGGTCGCAAGTTCGAGTCTTGTCGCCAGCTTTAGTTTCCAGCCCCTGACTTAAGAATGAAGCACTACCTTGGCCTAAGTTAGGCTTATTGGGCACCTGGAAACCGATAATTATTGAAATATTTTTAGGCCATCTCTAGGCCAGATGCGGAATGGACATTGACACGGCCGCTACGAGGCTGAAGGAAGTGCGGGCAAGTTTAGTTTTGTAGGTGAGGGGCAAAGCGGGGCGACTGGTTTTGCGGGGGACATTCCCAGCAAAATCCGACAGCGATCGCATCTCCGCAATCGAAAATCAGGATAAAATCCAAAATTGCTTTAGGAGGCGATCGCCGAACCCTCGAGCACTGCCCCCTGAGCTGTTTATAGTCGGAATATGAATGCAGTCGAAATCGAAGAAGCCGTTTCAAAGCTCGCTGAAGCCCCCTTCGACTCAGAGGCGTTCCCCTTTGCATTCCTCGAAGCCTTCGGCAACAAGCCGACGACCCTCAAGCGGCTCAAAAGCAAACGCAGTAGCTCGAACCAATCCGATCTGCCAGACGGCGTACTCCAGCGTAACAATATCCACCTGAAGGTTTGCCCGGAAGGGGAGGTAACCGCCACCCTCACAGCTTTGCGAGAGAGTCCAGCCACCACCAAATACAAGGCCAAGTTCATCCTCGCTACGGACGGCAAAAGTTTTGAGGCGGAAAACCTGGCCGATGGCGAGACGGTAGCCTGCGACTATTCCGACTTTCCCGACCACTTCGGTTTTTTCTTGCTGCTGGCGGGCATTACGACGGTCGAGCAGATCCGCGAGAATGCCTTTGACATTAAGGCAACGGGTCGCCTCAATCGCCTCTACTGCGAGCTGCTGAAGGAGAATCCAAACTGGGACACGGAGGATCGCCGGCAGGATCTGAACCACTTTATGGCCCGACTGATCTTCTGCTTCTTCGCTGAGGATACGAATATCTTTCACAGCAATGGCCTCTTTACGGCCACCGTCGAGCAGATGAGCGCGCGCGATTCCTCGAATACCCACGAGGTGCTATCCGAGCTATTTCGGGCGATGAGTACCCCGATCGAGGCGCGGGAGGCTGCCCAGGTCCGCAATTGGGCCAATGGGTTTCCCTATGTAAATGGGGGGCTCTTTTCTGGCGGTGTGGATGTGCCCCGCTTTAGCAAGATTGCTCGCTCTTACCTGCTGCATGTGGGCAATCTCGACTGGACGAAAATCAACCCGGATATTTTCGGGTCGATGATTCAGGCGGTGGCGGATGAGAAGGAGCGCGGTGCTCTGGGGATGCACTACACCAGCGTGCCTAATATTCTGAAGGTGCTGAACCCACTTTTTTTGGATGACCTGCGTGCCCAGCTAGAGGCAGCAGGGGACAACTCGCGCAAGCTGCTGAATCTGCGGAAACGCATGGCCCGCATTCGGGTGTTTGACCCGGCCTGTGGGTCGGGGAATTTTTTGGTGATTGCCTACAAGGAGATGCGGGCGATCGCAGCGGAAATCGACCAGCGCCAGGGAGAACTCAATCGCAGATCCGAGATTCCCCTGACCAACTTTCGCGGCATCGAAATTCGCCATTTTTCCTGTGCTGACATGTACGATCCAAAACGCATGGACACCGAGTTCCCGTTGGTCCGCGAAGCCCACGATCGCAACGACGAAGTGCTCGAACGCATCTACATCGGTCGCCGCTTCAAAAACGACACCGAGCGGCTAGAAAAACTCTTCGAGCTGTATACCAAAATGACTGCATAACCATACCCCTACTCAATCCCATGATTCAGATTCAACTGAGCCTACCCGAAAGTGCCTTCTCCGCTCTCCGCAGCAGCCCCGACGAATTCGCCCAAGAACTACTCATTGCAGCGGTCGTCAAATGGTACGAAGTCGGGATGATTTCCCAGTCTAAAGCGGCTGAAATTGCCGGCATCAGCCGTCAAGCCTTTCTGCAAGCCCTCGATCGCTTTGAAGTTTCCCCCTTTCAGACCACCCCCGAAGACCTGAGCGAGGAAGTGCGCCGTGGGTAACCACTGGGTGGTGAATGCCTCCCCCATCATTAGCCTGACCGAGATTGACCGGGTTCACTTACTGCATGACCTCTCTGATGAAGTGGTGATTCCTCAAGGCGTTGCGGATGAAATCAACTTGGGCGGATACGTAGATGGTGCCGTGACGTGGCTCCAGCAAGCAGGCCAAGCCTTCATTCAGGCGGCTCCAGCAATTGACACCAGGGTTGCCAGTTGGGATCTGGGATTAGGAGAAAGCCAGGTGTTATCTTGGGTCATCAATCATACTGGATATGAAGCCATTATCGATGACCTGGCCGCACGGAAAGCCGCCAAGATTCTCCAGATTCCCGTCCGGGGGACGTTGGCGATCGTCGTCCTTGCCAAACAGAGGGGATACATTTCATCAGCCAAGCAGGATTTAGAAAACCTTGTCCAGGTCGGTTTACGCATCAGCCCCGCCGTCCTCGCGCAAGCCTTGGCCCTAGCCGAAGAATAATCACACCCTATCTGAACTATCACAACAGATTCTTAGAGGAAGAAGCCATGCTGACCCTAGGGGACGACCATCTGACCCAGAAATATCAGTAATCTTCTCTAAAATAATTGACCATGAATCCGATTCTTCAACCCATCCTCAACCAGCTTAAACAAGACCTGAGCGCACTCTACGGCGATCGCCTCCGCCACCTTACCCTCTTCGGTTCCCAGGCTCGTGGAGAGGAAGAACCAGAGTCAGATATTGATGTGCTCGTAGTGTTGCGATCGCCTGTCAATCCTGGCGAAGAAATCAAACGCACAGGCAAAATTGTTGCCGATCTTTCTCTTCATCACGATGTGGTGATTAGCTGCCTCTTCATGGACGAAACCCACTACCAAACCCGCAACAGTGCTCTGCTTCGCAATATCCGAAACGAAGGAGTTTTGCTATGACTGACGAGCAACGAGAACTCCTGCTCAAAGCTCAGCAAAGTCTAGAAGCGGCAAAACTCCTGCTCGCCAACTATTACCCAGACTATGCCACCTCCCGCGCCTACTACACCATGTTCTACATTGCCGAAGCCTTTCTAGAAGGCGACTGAATGCCGTCACAACCGACCAAGCCACAGAACAAATTTACCGCGCCGAACAGTTTTTGGAACTTGCAATTCAGGAGATTGGCACAATATGAGCAAACCCACTGCGATTCCTTCTGTTTCTGTCACCTACAGCCAAGATGGCAGTTCCACGCGGTCGAATGAACTCGGGATGCGCCCGATGCAGGAACGGGCCTACCAAAAGCGCGGCGAACAGTACCTTCTAATCAAATCGCCCCCGGCCTCCGGCAAGAGTCGGGCGCTCATGTTCATCGCCCTCGACAAACTAGAGAATCAGGGACTCAAGCAAGCCATCATTGTTGTGCCAGAGAAAGCGATCGGCTCTAGCTTCCACGACGAGCCGCTGAGCCAGTTCGGTTTTTGGGCAGATTGGTGCGTCGAACCCCTGTGGAACCTCTGCGACGCCCCTCTTTGCTGTTATTCGAACTGGTGAGGCGATCGCTAGGCGTCAGTCAGTGCCGCGATACCGGGCAACACCTTGCCTTCCAAGAGCTCCAGGCTGGCACCGCCCCCCGTAGAAATGTGGCTCATCTTGTCAGCCACACCGACCTTTTCAACCGCTGCCACAGAGTCGCCACCGCCAATAATGGTGACGGTTCCCGTTTCGGTCAGGTTCGCTAGAGAAGTGGCGATCGCCTCCGTTCCCTTGGCAAACCGATCGAATTCGAATACCCCCATCGGACCATTCCAGATAACGATGCCGCAGCCTTCTAATGCCGCTTG is from Synechococcus sp. PCC 7336 and encodes:
- a CDS encoding alpha/beta fold hydrolase, whose product is MAATHSAALVGPWQHGYISTNGIRLHYVTQGEGDLVVLLHGFPEFWYSWRHQIPALACSFRVVVPDLRGYNDSDKPDSGYDIETLTADVRGLVEGLGEKTAMVVAHDWGGAIAWHWAEQFPEQVRKLVVLNSPHPACFRRELLSNVDQLRRSWYMLLMQLPLLPEWLLQSNLGNAVRQIFRETAIRKGAFSKADLEVYRMALSKPKVLTSAMNYYRQMFHWRTLQNWLLNPIRQIQAPTLLIWGEEDFALSRKLTENMESFFTRKLQLEIIRDCGHWAQQEAPQTVNRLLLEFLGR
- a CDS encoding DUF423 domain-containing protein, which gives rise to MARLFVLIGAILAGLSVAGGAFGAHALAAQLEENALATFETAARYQMYHALALVAVGLSIYTTGGNGPLMAAGIAFSIGVVFFCGSLYVLSLSGVKILGAVAPMGGLAFMVGWVCLAIASWKLLA
- a CDS encoding type IIL restriction-modification enzyme MmeI: MNAVEIEEAVSKLAEAPFDSEAFPFAFLEAFGNKPTTLKRLKSKRSSSNQSDLPDGVLQRNNIHLKVCPEGEVTATLTALRESPATTKYKAKFILATDGKSFEAENLADGETVACDYSDFPDHFGFFLLLAGITTVEQIRENAFDIKATGRLNRLYCELLKENPNWDTEDRRQDLNHFMARLIFCFFAEDTNIFHSNGLFTATVEQMSARDSSNTHEVLSELFRAMSTPIEAREAAQVRNWANGFPYVNGGLFSGGVDVPRFSKIARSYLLHVGNLDWTKINPDIFGSMIQAVADEKERGALGMHYTSVPNILKVLNPLFLDDLRAQLEAAGDNSRKLLNLRKRMARIRVFDPACGSGNFLVIAYKEMRAIAAEIDQRQGELNRRSEIPLTNFRGIEIRHFSCADMYDPKRMDTEFPLVREAHDRNDEVLERIYIGRRFKNDTERLEKLFELYTKMTA
- a CDS encoding UPF0175 family protein → MIQIQLSLPESAFSALRSSPDEFAQELLIAAVVKWYEVGMISQSKAAEIAGISRQAFLQALDRFEVSPFQTTPEDLSEEVRRG
- a CDS encoding DUF3368 domain-containing protein, with protein sequence MGNHWVVNASPIISLTEIDRVHLLHDLSDEVVIPQGVADEINLGGYVDGAVTWLQQAGQAFIQAAPAIDTRVASWDLGLGESQVLSWVINHTGYEAIIDDLAARKAAKILQIPVRGTLAIVVLAKQRGYISSAKQDLENLVQVGLRISPAVLAQALALAEE
- a CDS encoding nucleotidyltransferase domain-containing protein, producing the protein MNPILQPILNQLKQDLSALYGDRLRHLTLFGSQARGEEEPESDIDVLVVLRSPVNPGEEIKRTGKIVADLSLHHDVVISCLFMDETHYQTRNSALLRNIRNEGVLL
- a CDS encoding HEPN domain-containing protein, producing MTDEQRELLLKAQQSLEAAKLLLANYYPDYATSRAYYTMFYIAEAFLEGD